GACAGTGAGCCATATCTAGTAGTTGCCAATGCCAGCTTGGTGAGCAATGGGGCTAGTCTTAGCAAGAGTTCTCCTAGCTCTCCGCCCCAACAGCCCAACAACTATCTTTACTGGATTATTGATGCCTACACGACTAGCGATCGCTATCCCTACTCTGATCCAGGCGATCGTTCCTTTAATTACATTCGTAACTCCGTCAAAGTCGTGGTGGATGCCTACAACGGCTCTGTCACCTTTTATGTTGCTGATGCCGACGATCCCCTCATTCAGGCATGGCAAGCTATTTTCCCTCAGTTGTTTCAGCCCTTAGCGGCAATGCCTGTTACCCTAAAAAGCCATATTCGCTATCCAGTCAATTTGTTTAACGTTCAGTCTGAACGCCTGTTGACCTATCACATGGAAGATCCGCAGGTATTTTACAACCGGGAAGATCAGTGGCAAATTCCCTCAGAGGTCTATGGTGACAAGTCTCAGCCTGTAGAACCCTACTACCTGATTATGCAACTGCCAGAGGAGTCAGCAGAGGAGTTTATCTTGCTGCGCCCCTTTACCCCCACAGGGCGCAATAACCTGATTGCCTGGTTAGCTAGCCGCTCAGACAGTGAGCACTACGGTAAACTACTGCTCTATCAGTTTCCTAAGCAGCGTTTGGTGTTTGGGC
This DNA window, taken from Cyanobacteriota bacterium, encodes the following:
- a CDS encoding UPF0182 family protein, which produces DSEPYLVVANASLVSNGASLSKSSPSSPPQQPNNYLYWIIDAYTTSDRYPYSDPGDRSFNYIRNSVKVVVDAYNGSVTFYVADADDPLIQAWQAIFPQLFQPLAAMPVTLKSHIRYPVNLFNVQSERLLTYHMEDPQVFYNREDQWQIPSEVYGDKSQPVEPYYLIMQLPEESAEEFILLRPFTPTGRNNLIAWLASRSDSEHYGKLLLYQFPKQRLVFGPEQIEARINQEPDISQQISLWNQQGSRAVQGNLLVIPIDQSLLYVEPLYLEAERTSLPTLVRVITAYGDRIAMEPTLEESLKTLFQTISSGSTASGQFDRR